A genome region from Chthonomonas sp. includes the following:
- a CDS encoding DinB family protein has product MHPLQLLIQAMDTAHWELGEAFKGMPNADLWRRPHPNLWSVGEIASHIAYGEDHNIAGGKVGGRFAEAHQRYYQGPLDEPLVLPMTASEVYEEVKRVHRAVMAEFAAMNPDPEAINPTRPDWTWRQTLEYMAFHVAYHTGQIYSARHIMGHETEDN; this is encoded by the coding sequence ATGCATCCGCTGCAGCTACTGATTCAAGCCATGGACACCGCTCATTGGGAGTTGGGCGAAGCATTTAAGGGCATGCCCAACGCCGACCTGTGGCGACGGCCCCACCCGAACCTGTGGAGCGTCGGTGAAATCGCCAGCCACATCGCTTACGGAGAGGACCACAACATCGCCGGCGGAAAGGTTGGCGGACGCTTTGCCGAAGCGCATCAGCGATATTATCAGGGCCCGCTGGACGAGCCGCTGGTGCTGCCCATGACGGCCAGCGAAGTATACGAAGAGGTGAAGCGAGTGCACCGCGCCGTCATGGCCGAGTTCGCCGCGATGAACCCCGATCCCGAGGCGATTAATCCGACTCGGCCCGACTGGACCTGGCGCCAAACCTTGGAATACATGGCGTTCCACGTTGCCTACCACACGGGCCAAATCTACTCAGCGCGCCACATCATGGGGCACGAAACCGAAGACAACTAG
- a CDS encoding transcriptional repressor, producing MHADVESRLRHANLRLTAPRQVVLQVVEGEGKHQDAEFIVRAARVRLAKISRQAVYNNLNALVAAGILRRIEPAGRPALYETRVGDNHHHLICRTCHATVDIDCAVGAAPCLQPNLSHGFVIDEAEVVYWGICPHCQSKS from the coding sequence ATGCACGCCGATGTGGAGTCCCGACTCCGCCACGCAAACCTTCGCCTCACGGCCCCGCGCCAGGTGGTGCTGCAGGTGGTGGAAGGTGAAGGCAAGCATCAGGATGCGGAGTTTATCGTGCGCGCGGCCCGCGTCAGGTTGGCGAAGATCTCACGTCAGGCGGTGTACAACAACCTCAACGCTTTGGTCGCGGCGGGAATTCTACGCCGGATCGAACCGGCCGGGCGGCCCGCTCTGTATGAAACCAGAGTAGGTGATAACCATCACCACCTCATCTGCCGGACCTGCCACGCCACGGTGGATATTGATTGCGCCGTCGGGGCGGCTCCGTGTCTGCAACCCAACCTTTCTCATGGCTTCGTCATTGACGAGGCCGAAGTCGTCTACTGGGGGATCTGCCCCCACTGTCAGTCCAAGTCCTAA
- a CDS encoding DUF4256 domain-containing protein, whose protein sequence is MIEKFRERFEKNMSRHAGLSWADAAALLEPHWDAIAHMEASGGEPDVVRWRSGQHSVVDCSAESPTGRRSCCYDREGLESRKDHPPKTTAIDMAAEMGVRLLAEGEYIELQMHGEFDLKTSSWLQSEAEMRVLGGAIFGDRRFGRVFIYHNGAQSYYGARGFRAAIDLD, encoded by the coding sequence GTGATTGAAAAGTTTCGCGAGCGCTTTGAGAAGAATATGAGCCGCCATGCGGGCCTGAGTTGGGCCGACGCAGCGGCCCTGCTGGAGCCGCATTGGGATGCAATTGCGCACATGGAAGCGAGCGGCGGCGAGCCCGATGTCGTTCGCTGGCGATCGGGCCAACACTCAGTGGTGGACTGCTCAGCCGAAAGCCCGACCGGCCGCCGCAGTTGCTGCTACGACCGCGAAGGGCTCGAATCGCGCAAAGACCACCCGCCGAAAACCACCGCCATTGACATGGCCGCCGAGATGGGCGTGAGGCTGCTAGCCGAGGGCGAATACATCGAACTCCAGATGCACGGCGAGTTTGACCTCAAGACGTCGAGCTGGCTCCAGTCCGAGGCCGAGATGCGCGTTTTGGGCGGCGCGATTTTTGGTGACCGCCGCTTCGGCCGGGTGTTCATCTATCACAACGGAGCGCAGTCCTACTATGGCGCGCGCGGATTCCGCGCGGCCATTGACCTCGACTAG